Proteins encoded by one window of Arabidopsis thaliana chromosome 2, partial sequence:
- the ISPD gene encoding Nucleotide-diphospho-sugar transferases superfamily protein (ISPD; FUNCTIONS IN: 2-C-methyl-D-erythritol 4-phosphate cytidylyltransferase activity; INVOLVED IN: response to light stimulus, isopentenyl diphosphate biosynthetic process, mevalonate-independent pathway; LOCATED IN: chloroplast, chloroplast stroma, plastid; EXPRESSED IN: 23 plant structures; EXPRESSED DURING: 13 growth stages; CONTAINS InterPro DOMAIN/s: 4-diphosphocytidyl-2C-methyl-D-erythritol synthase (InterPro:IPR001228), 4-diphosphocytidyl-2C-methyl-D-erythritol synthase, conserved site (InterPro:IPR018294); Has 6821 Blast hits to 6815 proteins in 2244 species: Archae - 30; Bacteria - 4964; Metazoa - 52; Fungi - 6; Plants - 61; Viruses - 0; Other Eukaryotes - 1708 (source: NCBI BLink).), producing MAMLQTNLGFITSPTFLCPKLKVKLNSYLWFSYRSQVQKLDFSKRVNRSYKRDALLLSIKCSSSTGFDNSNVVVKEKSVSVILLAGGQGKRMKMSMPKQYIPLLGQPIALYSFFTFSRMPEVKEIVVVCDPFFRDIFEEYEESIDVDLRFAIPGKERQDSVYSGLQEIDVNSELVCIHDSARPLVNTEDVEKVLKDGSAVGAAVLGVPAKATIKEVNSDSLVVKTLDRKTLWEMQTPQVIKPELLKKGFELVKSEGLEVTDDVSIVEYLKHPVYVSQGSYTNIKVTTPDDLLLAERILSEDS from the exons ATGGCGATGCTTCAGACGAATCTTGGCTTCATTACTTCTCCGACATTTCTGTGTCCGAAGCTTAAAGTCAAATTGAACTCTTATCTGTGGTTTAGCTATCGTTCTCAAG TTCAAAAACTGGATTTTTCGAAAAGGGTTAATAGAAGCTACAAAAGAGATGCTTTATTATTGTCAATCAAGTGTTCTTCATCGACTGGATTTGATAAT AGCAATGTTGTTGTGAAGGAGAAGAGTGTATCTGTGATTCTTTTAGCTGGAGGTCAAGGCAAGAGAATGAAA ATGAGTATGCCAAAGCAGTACATACCACTTCTTGGTCAGCCAATTGCTTTGTATAG CTTTTTCACGTTTTCACGTATGCCTGAAGTGAAGGAAATTGTAGTTGTATGTGATCCTTTTTTCAGAGACATTTTTGAAG AATACGAAGAATCAATTGATGTTGATCTTAGATTCGCTATTCCTGGCAAAGAAAGACAAGATTCTGTTTACAGTGGACTTCAG GAAATCGATGTGAACTCTGAGCTTGTTTGTATCCACGACTCTGCCCGACCATTGGTGAATACTGAAGATGTCGAGAAG GTCCTTAAAGATGGTTCCGCGGTTGGAGCAGCTGTACTTGGTGTTCCTGCTAAAGCTACAATCAAAGAG GTCAATTCTGATTCGCTTGTGGTGAAAACTCTCGACAGAAAAACCCTATGGGAAATGCAGACACCACAG GTGATCAAACCAGAGCTATTGAAAAAGGGTTTCGAGCTTGTAAAAAG TGAAGGTCTAGAGGTAACAGATGACGTTTCGATTGTTGAATACCTCAAGCATCCAGTTTATGTCTCTCAAGGATCTTATACAAACATCAAG GTTACAACACCTGATGATTTACTGCTTGCTGAGAGAATCTTGAGCGAGGACTCATGA